In a genomic window of Onychostoma macrolepis isolate SWU-2019 chromosome 08, ASM1243209v1, whole genome shotgun sequence:
- the rnf122 gene encoding RING finger protein 122 isoform X1 produces the protein MHPFQWCNGCFCGLGLIYSNKTCTMPSVTFQDLPLNIYMVIFGTGIFVFVLSLIFCCYFISKLRHQAQSERFGYREVILKGDPKKLNLHGQTCAVCLEDFKVKDELGVLPCQHAFHRRCVVKWLEVRCVCPMCNKPLAGSSEQHQSIGTLLDELV, from the exons ATGCACCCTTTTCAGTGGTGCAACG GGTGCTTCTGCGGCTTGGGACTGATCTACTCCAATAAGACCTGCACTATGCCATCCGTCACCTTCCAGGACCTTCCTCTCAATATCTATATGGTGATCTTCGGCACAGGCATCTTCGTCTTCGTACTCAGTCTCATATTCTGCTGCTATTTTATAAG TAAATTGAGACATCAAGCCCAAAGTGAACGCTTTGGATACAGAGAG GTCATTTTAAAAGGAGATCCAAAGAAGCTGAATCTTCATGGG CAGACATGTGCCGTGTGCTTGGAGGACTTTAAGGTGAAAGATGAGCTGGGAGTGTTGCCATGCCAACATGCCTTTCACAGGAG GTGTGTGGTGAAGTGGCTGGAGGTGCGCTGCGTCTGCCCCATGTGTAATAAACCCTTAGCGGGATCCTCCGAGCAGCACCAGAGCATAGGCACACTGCTGGATGAGCTAGTGTAG
- the rnf122 gene encoding RING finger protein 122 isoform X3: protein MHPFQWCNGCFCGLGLIYSNKTCTMPSVTFQDLPLNIYMVIFGTGIFVFVLSLIFCCYFISKLRHQAQSERFGYREQTCAVCLEDFKVKDELGVLPCQHAFHRRCVVKWLEVRCVCPMCNKPLAGSSEQHQSIGTLLDELV, encoded by the exons ATGCACCCTTTTCAGTGGTGCAACG GGTGCTTCTGCGGCTTGGGACTGATCTACTCCAATAAGACCTGCACTATGCCATCCGTCACCTTCCAGGACCTTCCTCTCAATATCTATATGGTGATCTTCGGCACAGGCATCTTCGTCTTCGTACTCAGTCTCATATTCTGCTGCTATTTTATAAG TAAATTGAGACATCAAGCCCAAAGTGAACGCTTTGGATACAGAGAG CAGACATGTGCCGTGTGCTTGGAGGACTTTAAGGTGAAAGATGAGCTGGGAGTGTTGCCATGCCAACATGCCTTTCACAGGAG GTGTGTGGTGAAGTGGCTGGAGGTGCGCTGCGTCTGCCCCATGTGTAATAAACCCTTAGCGGGATCCTCCGAGCAGCACCAGAGCATAGGCACACTGCTGGATGAGCTAGTGTAG
- the rnf122 gene encoding RING finger protein 122 isoform X2, giving the protein MHPFQWCNGCFCGLGLIYSNKTCTMPSVTFQDLPLNIYMVIFGTGIFVFVLSLIFCCYFISKLRHQAQSERFGYREVILKGDPKKLNLHGTCAVCLEDFKVKDELGVLPCQHAFHRRCVVKWLEVRCVCPMCNKPLAGSSEQHQSIGTLLDELV; this is encoded by the exons ATGCACCCTTTTCAGTGGTGCAACG GGTGCTTCTGCGGCTTGGGACTGATCTACTCCAATAAGACCTGCACTATGCCATCCGTCACCTTCCAGGACCTTCCTCTCAATATCTATATGGTGATCTTCGGCACAGGCATCTTCGTCTTCGTACTCAGTCTCATATTCTGCTGCTATTTTATAAG TAAATTGAGACATCAAGCCCAAAGTGAACGCTTTGGATACAGAGAG GTCATTTTAAAAGGAGATCCAAAGAAGCTGAATCTTCATGGG ACATGTGCCGTGTGCTTGGAGGACTTTAAGGTGAAAGATGAGCTGGGAGTGTTGCCATGCCAACATGCCTTTCACAGGAG GTGTGTGGTGAAGTGGCTGGAGGTGCGCTGCGTCTGCCCCATGTGTAATAAACCCTTAGCGGGATCCTCCGAGCAGCACCAGAGCATAGGCACACTGCTGGATGAGCTAGTGTAG
- the rnf122 gene encoding RING finger protein 122 isoform X4 — protein sequence MHPFQWCNGCFCGLGLIYSNKTCTMPSVTFQDLPLNIYMVIFGTGIFVFVLSLIFCCYFISKLRHQAQSERFGYRETCAVCLEDFKVKDELGVLPCQHAFHRRCVVKWLEVRCVCPMCNKPLAGSSEQHQSIGTLLDELV from the exons ATGCACCCTTTTCAGTGGTGCAACG GGTGCTTCTGCGGCTTGGGACTGATCTACTCCAATAAGACCTGCACTATGCCATCCGTCACCTTCCAGGACCTTCCTCTCAATATCTATATGGTGATCTTCGGCACAGGCATCTTCGTCTTCGTACTCAGTCTCATATTCTGCTGCTATTTTATAAG TAAATTGAGACATCAAGCCCAAAGTGAACGCTTTGGATACAGAGAG ACATGTGCCGTGTGCTTGGAGGACTTTAAGGTGAAAGATGAGCTGGGAGTGTTGCCATGCCAACATGCCTTTCACAGGAG GTGTGTGGTGAAGTGGCTGGAGGTGCGCTGCGTCTGCCCCATGTGTAATAAACCCTTAGCGGGATCCTCCGAGCAGCACCAGAGCATAGGCACACTGCTGGATGAGCTAGTGTAG
- the LOC131545908 gene encoding gamma-glutamyl hydrolase: MGFSALLCACVVVSCSAAPFKLPQRNEPQNDRPIIGILTQEVDNESMKKFGKTYIPSSYVKYIESGGARVVPIRLNQRLAEHEKIFRSINGLLLIGGAVDLETSDFAHTAGIYFTLALKANDEGDYFPIWGTCLGFQLLTVLVAGENLLSKTTAENVTYPLNFTSEASSSRMFTNFPSDIRKALSQEPLTGNFHHYGVTKEAFMGNEKLSGFFSVLSTNIAQNGLEFVSTMEGRKYPFYGVQWHPEVNRFQWDPRYNFPHSSNAVCVSSLLAEFFVNEGRRSSHHFSEAAEESSALIYNYNPEYVANISAYEQSYFF; the protein is encoded by the exons ATGGGCTTCAGCGCGCTCCTGTGCGCGTGTGTTGTAGTTTCGTGCAGCGCCGCTCCGTTTAAACTCCCGCAGAGAAACGAGCCTCAGAACGACAGACCGATCATCG GGATTCTCACGCAAGAAGTTGACAATGAGTCGATGAAAAAGTTTGGAAAGACATACATCCCTTCATCATATGTTAAGTACATTGAGTCCGGGGGAGCTAGAGTTGTGCCAATTAG GCTAAACCAGAGATTGGCAGAGCATGAAAAAATCTTCAGGTCAATAAATGG TCTTCTTCTCATCGGCGGCGCTGTGGATCTGGAGACATCTGACTTCGCTCACACCGCTGGGATTTACTTCACACTGGCCCTTAAG GCGAATGATGAGGGAGATTACTTTCCCATCTGGGGAACATGCCTGGGATTTCAGCTGCTCACGGTGCTGGTGGCTGGAGAAAACCTGTTGAGTAAGACAACTGCAGAGAATGTCACTTATCCACTCAACTTCACCTCAG AGGCTTCATCCAGTCGTATGTTTACCAACTTCCCATCTGACATTCGTAAAGCATTGTCCCAGGAACCACTTACTGGAAATTTCCACCATTATGGAGTGACCAAAGAG GCATTCATGGGAAATGAGAAATTAAGTGGCTTCTTTTCAGTGCTCTCCACAAACATAGCACAAAATGGCCTTGAGTTTGTTTCCACCATGGAAG GCAGGAAGTACCCTTTCTATGGGGTACAATGGCATCCAGAAGTGAACCGCTTCCAGTGGGACCCTCGTTACAACTTTCCTCATTCCAGCAATGCTGTGTGCGTGTCGTCCTTACTGGCTGAATTCTTTGTAAATGAGG gaAGGAGAAGCTCCCACCACTTCAGTGAAGCAGCAGAAGAGAGCAGCGCGCTCATATACAACTACAACCCTGAGTATGTGGCAAATATCTCTGCATATGAACAGTCTTATTTCTTCTGA
- the polr3d gene encoding DNA-directed RNA polymerase III subunit RPC4, with product MESSGDPSGPPRTPHAGGARGLPMGRRLPASISPGRLPTMRSRDLTLGGVKKKTFTPNIIGRKSKEELKADERTRRDKKDVDRGRQRDGRGRGRGRPEVIQSHSIFEQGPAEMIAKRKGVYDDTRETTNSGPSPIINIKKERETEEETKEILRKLEKDNFLDDPHLRGERGSCPVQLPLAVSGWVFKEEFSEETLKSEKTSSDPELMSTDSAGAEVKIKQEPLDIPEPKKAEPMFKLPPLPKPDLLPDLLEVWNHCKEEELLFMQLPDCLPGQPPTSDVRPTKTEVQSSDGQVMMQKTETQDESQDENTCCLKDLQEGLVGKMLVRKSGKVQLILGNITLDVALGTPCAFLQELVSVDTEGRRGDMSVLGHIKHKLVCSPDFQALLENRA from the exons ATGGAGAGCTCTGGTGACCCCAGTGGTCCTCCACGGACGCCGCATGCAGGGGGAGCCAGAGGGCTGCCGATGGGTCGCCGGCTGCCCGCTTCGATCTCTCCGGGACGCCTCCCCACAATGCGCTCCAGAGACCTCACGTTAGGAGGAGTCAAAAAG AAAACCTTCACGCCCAATATTATTGGTCGAAAATCAAAAGAGGA ATTAAAGGCTGATGAAAGAACGAGACGGGATAAGAAGGATGTGGATCGAGGTCGGCAGCGGGACGGCCGAGGGAGGGGCCGAGGTCGCCCAGAGGTCATCCAGTCACATTCTATCTTTGAGCAAGGTCCTGCAGAGATGATAGCCAAGAGGAAAG gTGTATATGATGATACCAGAGAAACCACAAACAGTGGCCCTTCACCCATCATCAACatcaaaaaggagagagagaccGAAGAGGAGACTAAAGAAATCCTGCGCAAACTTGAGAAGGAcaat TTTCTGGATGACCCTCACCTGAGAGGAGAAAGAGGAAGCTGTCCTGTGCAGCTGCCGCTGGCTGTGTCGGGATGGGTCTTCAAAGAGGAGTTTAGCGAGGAGACTCTCAAATCGGAAAAGACCTCCTCAGATCCTGAACTGATGAGCACAGACAGCGCTGGAGCTGAAGTGAAGA TCAAGCAGGAGCCTTTGGATATTCCTGAACCGAAGAAGGCGGAGCCTATGTTCAAGCTGCCACCCTTGCCCAAACCTGATTTGCTGCCTGATTTACTGGAGGTGTGGAATCACTGCAAAGAGGAGGAGCTTCTCTTCATGCAGCTTCCTGACTGTCTACCAGGCCAGCCGCCCACCAGTGACGTCCGGCCCACCAAAACAGAGGTGCAGTCGAGCGACGGACAGGTCATGATGCAGAAGACCGAGACTCAG gATGAATCTCAAGATGAGAACACCTGTTGTCTTAAGGATCTACAGGAGGGTTTGGTGGGAAAGATGCTCGTGAGGAAGTCAGGCAAAGTTCAGCTTATACTGGGTAACATCACCCTGGATGTGGCCCTGGGGACCCCCTGCGCCTTCCTGCAG GAACTGGTCTCAGTTGATACAGAGGGCAGGAGGGGAGACATGTCTGTGTTGGGACACATTAAACACAAGTTGGTTTGTTCACCTGACTTCCAGGCTCTTCTGGAAAACAGAGCTTGA